A window from Salvia miltiorrhiza cultivar Shanhuang (shh) chromosome 2, IMPLAD_Smil_shh, whole genome shotgun sequence encodes these proteins:
- the LOC131011960 gene encoding synaptonemal complex protein 1-like encodes MSRLLGLSGIRSLEQFKSLSGSSSGAANRKIISNASLATPESASSGSFANLKLTAEKLVREQASARTDLELANSKLKKLTEQMSVLEEKLQIAYNENVKLKVKQKEDEKLWKGLESKISSTKTLCDQLTVTLQQLNVQVQQAEKDKAYFEDKLSATSVTLSDLHENMKSMSLKLDSSEQTIRTREKELMELGLEKGNLETAFRNEQNKANCLIEEKDCVLKRLEEDGAAHRIALENLTTTMEKLQLELRVKEDDVLELSLSKEKLERENKVLLSSRDDFSNRLRLTLVEVKNLEDFVTMLVVKFKELERQSLAFSDKVIQLNASFDSCLELAQMEKDIVSKCAQRKFDQINDQCASVISEKNALLIVNHELNIKILELQKEQEFAMVQHAEECRLAEEKIRKLESESEMLVTKQSEMQALILKLEDNLRISSENSRISEERVQDLSMKFSELELSSKGLIDGLKTQILNKQEESDVLQKEVEKREENIHLLKERVKELENAVEEKDQIHVELKAREKQIDNQKAEVMASLADTESKLQEAKKEYNQMLESKQLELSKHLKEISQRNDQAINDIRKKYEVEKQETVNLEKEKADKIIQDVEKRCEQKIEEFKEESRQHLLQVQEEHAAAVSNIHKEHAKKEMSLISKHTEELRRTELHAEAELREKTKMLRSEHEAQLRALRCEHEDECKRLQEELDIQKAKEERQRTLLQLQWKVMGDNPQEDQEVTSKKNYSISSSKMRNKESNKRIQQSLDRAEVDEKATQTPVSNMLKKVENVNNLPKHSRKVTHHEYEIETSNGRTITKRRRTKSTVMFGDPRKQRKRDTPKAKTPKNVIQGAKGGVPPKPSNIGDLFTEGSLNPYADDPYAFD; translated from the exons ATGAGTAGACTTCTAGGATTGTCAGGCATAAGAAGCCTGGAACAGTTCAAATCTTTGTCTGGATCTAGTTCCGGTGCTGCGAACAGGAAGATTATCTCAAATGCTTCGCTTGCAACTCCAGAGTCGGCTTCTTCGGGTAGTTTCGCCAATCTGAAGCTCACAGCAG AAAAATTGGTCAGGGAGCAAGCTTCTGCGAGAACTGACCTCGAATTGGCG AATTCTAAGCTCAAGAAACTGACAGAGCAAATGTCTGTACTGGAAGAGAAATTGCAAATTGCATACAATGAAAACGTGAAGCTTAAAGTGAAGCAGAAAGAAGATGAGAAGCTCTGGAAAGGGCTTGAATCAAAGATCTCATCAACAAAGACACTGTGTGATCAGCTCACCGTAACCTTGCAGCAGCTGAATGTTCAGGTTCAGCAAG CTGAGAAAGATAAGGCATATTTTGAAGATAAACTGTCAGCAACTTCAGTTACTCTCAGTGATTTGCATGAGAATATGAAGTCTATGTCCTTGAAGTTGGACTCCTCTGAACAGACAATTAGAACTC GTGAGAAGGAACTTATGGAACTTGGCCTTGAAAAGGGAAACCTGGAGACGGCCTTCAGAAATGAACAGAACAAAGCTAATTGTTTGATAGAGGAGAAAG ACTGTGTGTTAAAAAGATTGGAAGAAGATGGAGCAGCACACAGAATTGCTTTAGAAAATCTGACGACTACAATGGAAAAATTGCAACTTGAACTGAGAGTAAAAGAAGATGACGTGCTTGAACTGAGTCTGTCCAAGGAAAAATTGGAGAGAGAAAACAAGGTCCTGTTATCTAGCAGAGATGATTTTTCTAACAGATTGCGACTTACACTAGTGGAGGTCAAGAATCTTGAAGATTTTGTGACTATGCTGGTTGTGAAGTTCAAAGAACTGGAGAGGCAAAGTCTGGCATTTTCAGACAAAGTCATTCAATTAAATGCTTCATTCGATTCATGTTTGGAGTTGGCTCAGATGGAGAAAGACATTGTCTCAAAGTGTGCTCAAAGAAAGTTCGATCAGATAAACGACCAGTGTGCTAGTGTTATATCTGAGAAAAATGCTCTACTAATAGTTAATCATGAATTGAACATTAAAATTCTTGAGCTTCAGAAAGAGCAGGAATTTGCAATGGTACAGCATGCTGAAGAATGTCGCTTAGCAGAAGAGAAAATTCGGAAATTGGAGTCTGAATCGGAAATGCTTGTTACTAAGCAGAGTGAAATGCAAGCCTTGATACTCAAATTGGAGGATAACCTTAGGATTTCTTCAGAGAACTCAAGAATATCAGAGGAAAGAGTG CAAGATTTATCAATGAAATTTTCCGAGTTAGAGCTAAGCAGCAAAGGTCTTATAGATGGACTAAAAACACAAATCCTGAACAAGCAAGAAGAAAGTGATGTTTTACAGAAGGAGGTtgagaaaagagaagaaaatataCATTTACTCAAGGAAAGAGTGAAAGAGCTTGAGAATGCAGTAGAGGAAAAGGATCAGATTCATGTGGAACTCAAGGCAAGAGAGAAACAGATTGATAATCAGAAAGCAGAG GTTATGGCTTCCCTGGCTGACACTGAAAGTAAGCTTCAAGAGGCCAAAAAGGAATATAATCAAATGCTAGAAAGCAAACAATTAGAACTATCAAAGCATTTGAAAGAAATCTCTCAAAGAAATGATCAG GCCATTAACGATATACGAAAGAAGTATGAGGTGGAGAAGCAGGAGACTGTTAATCTTGAGAAAGAAAAG GCagataaaattatccaagaTGTGGAAAAAAGGTGTGAGCAAAAAATTGAAGAATTCAAAGAAGAATCTCGACAACATTTGCTGCAGGTGCAGGAAGAACATGCTGCAGCG GTTAGCAACATTCATAAGGAACATGCtaaaaaagaaatgagcctCATATCTAAGCACACTGAAGAACTAAGGCGCACGGAACTTCATGCTGAAGCTGAGTTAAGAGAG AAAACAAAAATGCTTAGGTCTGAGCATGAGGCTCAGTTAAGAGCTTTGAGATGCGAGCATGAAGATGAGTGCAAAAGACTGCAGGAGGAGTTGGATATTCAAAAGGCGAAG GAAGAGAGGCAGAGGACTTTACTGCAGTTGCAGTGGAAAGTAATGGGTGACAATCCACAAGAGGACCAAGAAGTGACTTCTAAAAAG AACTACTCCATCTCATCTTCTAAGATGAGAAATAAAGAAAGCAACAAAAGAATTCAGCAGTCTCTTGACAGAGCAGAAGTTGATGAAAAG GCAACCCAAACTCCAGTTTCAAACATGTTGAAAAAGGTCGAGAATGTGAATAATCTGCCTAAGCACAGCAGGAAG GTGACTCACCATGAATATGAAATTGAAACATCAAATGGTAGAACAATTACAAAGCGGAGAAGGACCAAAAGTACAGTCATGTTTGGG GACCCAAGGAAGCAAAGGAAGAGAGACACACCAAAGGCAAAGACTCCCAAAAATGTTATCcag GGAGCCAAAGGAGGAGTCCCTCCAAAACCTTCCAACAtaggtgatttatttactgaAGGATCTTTAAATCCTTATGCAGATGATCCCTATGCATTTGATTAA
- the LOC131011961 gene encoding uncharacterized protein LOC131011961, translated as MAKSRKQSREKKKQEEYEKPHSWAAVRSLFTCKYLQVQHQQHLVHLQEPKPKEITNSSKKMKCSGSLCSNTKVMQKPEIISASPNKKRAAAHLSSSESDASSRSLIKAAASPSVRSMPFRKLSGCYECRMVVDPVLGMTRDPSLRATISSCPQCGQVFMKPENLELHQAVRHAVCELGAEDTSKNIVEIIFQSSWLKKQAPVCKIERILKVQNSPKTISKFEEYRDSIKGKANPKKQQPRCAADGNELLRFHCTTLMCSLGLNGSSNLCNSIPSCAVCSIIRNGFKLSSRGIFTTATSGKAHDGCRDDGKRAMLVCRVIAGRVNNNSDANLDDYDSVAGPLGLYSNFDELYVFNPKAILPCFVVIYTGFSS; from the exons ATGGCCAAAAGCAGAAAGCAGAgcagagagaaaaaaaaacagGAAGAATATGAGAAACCCCATTCATGGGCAGCTGTTCGAAGCCTCTTCACCTGCAAGTACCTCCAGGTACAACACCAGCAGCACCTGGTACACCTCCAAGAACCCAAGCCGAAAGAGATAACAAACAGCAGCAAGAAGATGAAGTGCTCGGGCTCCCTCTGCAGCAACACCAAAGTCATGCAGAAGCCAGAGATCATCTCCGCATCTCCCAACAAGAAGAGGGCCGCCGCCCATCTCTCCTCCTCCGAGAGCGACGCCTCCAGCAGATCATTAATCAAGGCTGCAGCCTCCCCCTCCGTCAGAAGCATGCCCTTCAGGAAGCTCTCCGGCTGCTACGAGTGCCGGATGGTGGTGGATCCCGTTCTCGGCATGACCAGAGATCCTTCCTTGAGGGCTACCATCTCTTCTTGCCCACAATGTGGCCAGGTTTTCATGAAGCCTGAGAATTTGGAGCTGCATCAAGCTGTTAGGCATGCTG TGTGTGAATTGGGAGCAGAAGACACAAGCAAGAACATAGTGGAGATCATATTCCAGTCAAGCTGGCTGAAGAAGCAGGCCCCAGTTTGCAAGATAGAGCGCATATTAAAAGTCCAAAATAGCCCCAAGACCATCTCCAAATTTGAGGAGTACAGAGACAGCATCAAGGGCAAAGCCAACCCGAAGAAGCAGCAGCCGCGGTGCGCCGCCGACGGCAACGAGCTCCTCCGCTTCCACTGCACCACCCTGATGTGCTCGCTGGGGCTCAACGGCTCCTCCAACTTGTGCAACTCCATCCCCTCCTGCGCCGTCTGCAGCATCATCAGAAACGGCTTCAAACTCTCCTCCAGAGGGATATTCACAACTGCCACTAGTGGAAAGGCCCACGACGGATGTCGGGACGACGGCAAGAGGGCTATGCTGGTGTGCCGGGTCATCGCCGGCCGGGTCAACAACAACTCCGACGCCAATCTCGACGACTATGACTCCGTCGCCGGACCCCTCGGACTCTATTCCAATTTCGATGAGTTGTATGTTTTTAATCCCAAGGCTATATTGCCATGTTTTGTTGTAATCTATACAGGTTTTTCATCTTAG